In Oreochromis aureus strain Israel breed Guangdong linkage group 22, ZZ_aureus, whole genome shotgun sequence, the genomic window aatttttaatttaattgtctTTAAGCCAAGTttcttatttattgatttagGTTTAATACATCCACAGTTTTCCCAGAGTTTAGGAATAATTCCGTTAAATAATTATGATCTCAGTTCTTAAATAATGTTGCATTTCATTCTGTTGTGTAGACTTCTGggtgtttgtagttcatttTGCTGTTTGAGTTGAtgggctttttatttattttaaagctccAGTCGAGTCTAAAGCTGATCTACGATCCAAGGTGGTTGCTGAATTCGTGGTAAGTGTGATGTTAGAGTTTAAAACTCCTCACTAAACTCCAGCTGTGCCGTTTTACAAGCACGGTTGTTCTCGTCTTGTCTTTGACTCAAACACTGTGATCAGACTTTGTTGCGCTTATGATATGACTGACTGCTCCCTCTGCTTTAGCCGCAGGCACTCATAGACCAGCTGTCCAAGTACAAGAGATCTCTGGAGGAGGTCGACCTCAGAGAGAAACAGCTGGCAGCTATGAGGGTTGACATCTTCAGTTCTGATGCCCTCAAGAAACTCAAAGGTGTTTTACTCTTTTTGCTGCCGTACGGTCTAACCCGGAGCGATAGGAAGGATGGGTTATGACTTTTATGATTTCCTCACATTACTGCTTGGTTCTTGCAGATAAGGCAGGAGGAAAGAAGTTCTCCAAGGACTTTGAGGAAGGAAGCGCACAGCTACAGGAGTTCGTGAAGTTCTttgataaacaaaacaaaatcctaCCTCAACTCCTGGAGGCACTCACCAACGCAGATATCTTCTATGAGATGCAGTACAAGGAAGTGAAGATTGTAGCTAACGTAAGTGAAAggggtgtattttttttttttttgttctaaaGCATGAAGAAATTCAGTTACCTGTAGGTTTATCACCCTGCTTGTGTTGGGCGTTTTGGTACATTCTGTTTTAGACTCTTATTTGATAAGATAAACCTTAGGCACTCTCCATCTTGCTGTTTGCATTTGCGTGAAGTCTGCATTAAAACTGGCTAATAGacttaacatttacatttttatgcatttaaacTCCGTTGCTTCTCCTCTCAAGGCCTACCAAACATTTGCTAACCGGGTGTCCCACCTCAAGCGTAAGCTGGACACCTTGAAGTCCACCTTGCCCGACCTGGACGAGTCGCCCATTCCCTCTCCCTCGGCAGACGCTCCATCTCCAACAGGCTCAGAGTCTCCTTTCCACGGTCTGGAAATGGCTCACCCTGATCCAGACCTCGATGGTTCTGCAATGGACGATGACGCAGAGCCGCCAGCCCCGAGCCCTCTGTCCTCCCCGGGGGGGTCTCCCAGAGACACAGAGGCTCTCGGTGAGAATGACAATCGCGAGGTGGAGGACATGGAGCTGTCTGAGGAAGAAATGGAGAGTGGGGGCATCATAGGTAAGGAGTGGGGTAATGTTTTGGGATTTCAAGCCTCTAATATGCTTTTTAAGTGCTGTGTGGTTTTTATATTGGTCTTCAGTACTttactaaaaagaaaatgaaatgacaaACACAGGAGAGATGGGCAAACACCGTAATGACACAAAAGTCCTCAAGCATTGCATCATAATCATTGTTTCAACTTTTGCAGTAGCATTTTTTGAACATGCTGTCGGTAGTAGTTAATACAGATGTTACATGGTGTCATCTAACTGGTTCAAATGTTCCTCGTTTTAGTTTTAAAAGTAGTCTTTTTACatatttcctttgttttgaGATAAGCTGATGAGACTTGTTAAAGTTTTTCCTAGAGAAAAAAAGGGCCTTTTGGATTTAACTGCGTTCGTAATAAGAAAGGTGATGAGTCTGTGTTACCTTATTTGACAGAAGTTTGACagttttcttctcatttctgACCATTTAATAAAGACAAAATGCCTGTTATACACAATCTGATGAGACTCCATGGACAAAACAGCATTTGCGCAGTAGCTGATGTGCATATTCTTAAATTTACTTGCATGTTAAAATAGGAATATTCTACCTCAATGTAATTTGAGTTCTAGCATGTGCCCAGCCCACCGCCATCAGATATCACAGAGTATGCATTTACTTAGATGGATGCATCGTGATCACAGGTGAAACCATCGCCTGCTGTGGACATCTGTTAAAGCTCTGCGTCAAAGATAAATCAGGCTTTACAAATCACACCTGTTATTTAGAGGAATTCATTAATCCTTAAGCATCCAAGCTGTTTTAGTGGCTACACTGACCAAATGGAGTCATTTCAAAACTGAAGCCAGATGTGGCAGAGTTGAggttttcattgggagtgactAGGGTTAGAAATTGGTACGTCAGAGAGAGACAGCTCAGGTCGAGGAaattggagacaaagttagagaagcAAGGCTAAGGATGCTGAATATGGAATAGCacagaggaggttcatggatgtagtgaatgAGGACATGGAGAAAGTCGGGACGACAGTATAACCTTGTAGGGATAGGATGATATAGAAGTAGATAATTAGCTTTGGTTACCGCTAAagagagcagccaaaagaaaGTAGTTTACACAGGAATTTACTATTTCACTGACTATTTGTGTATGTCATATTTATATAGGTTCCCTTTATGTATGACAGTTATTCTAAAATGTTCTAATGTAATTATCCATCAACTGAGCTTACTTTCAGCATCAGGTCTCTCCAAAAGCAAATCTCAGTACCCTACATCTCTAGGAAagatttttaatattaaaaatattaaaacacttGTGAATATACAGCTAGAGTCATAAATatattttctcttctcttttttgcACCACATTCCTTCCTGCAACCATTATTTGAGTAACTTTTGAGAAATTTGCCCTGGAAATCGGGTGACAGCGACAAAATTAGTCACAAAAACCAAATGTAGAGGAACTGCACTTAGCTGCACCATTACATTGgccctctctctcactgttATCGCTGCCATATTTTCTTTCCTCAGTTGAAGAGCGGACAGAACCCGTTCTCCACCCAGAGGTGCCCGCACCGATGCCTGCAAAAAGCACGCCATTAGTAGCGACAGAGCAGCCCATCATCACACACATCTCGCCTCCCATTGCCGCTCCAGTGGCCGCTCTGGAAAGTGTGGACATGAATAAAATTGGCTCCATCCTCAACAGCTTAAGCTCAGTCGTGAAGAACACAGGTGAATAGCACGGGCCTTTTTGTGACATGCACATAGATGATTTCTTTcaattctttcaaaataaaataaaataaaatcttccACGTGCCATCATAAAGTGTGTCTCGACTTCTGCTATGGAAGAACCATCTGGGTTCGCAATGTGTTTGGAGGGTTAATATCTCTGCAgcgtcatttatttttaatgtagaGATAAACAAAAAGATCTTGAGAGCATATGTGAGTGTGTACTTAAACTGCATATATGTTTTCAGTGCATTTAGATTACATAGATTTAACAGAGTATTTAAGTTAATCTGGTACGTTTGTCAAATGTCAAAGttagtttgttttaaatatacCTCATATTGCATAAATCTATGAATGAACATTTGGCCTTCAAAGATCTGATAACTGTCTAATAAAAAGTTAGTATATGGTGGGTTACACTGTGAGTGAGTGTAGCTTTGTTTTTTGCAGCACCGTTAGTGGAGACTCCTCCTGCAGCTGCCCCCACTGTCTCCTCAGTAAAGAGCACGCCTGCTCTCCCTGTGGCAGCACAGGACCCCAGTTCACTGGTTAGTATCCTCTCCAAGGTAGAAGTGAGTCCTGCAGACCTCCTCAGTGCTCTCTCCAAAGTCCAGGGTCAAAGCAGCCTCGAAGGTGAGATTCAACCTTTACttacagtatttaaaaaaaaatgttgatttaTAGCAGCACACTTGCTTATCTTTCTTCTATCTTCCCTTAGGCATCACCTCTGTTGTTGGCAGCTCAGCTGACTCCTCCAGTACAGGCAAGATTACTGCCTCTCCTTCATCCACAGTTTCATCAGCGGTACCCTCTCAGAGCTTGCCTCACTCCTTTGGCACATCTGTGCGTTCCCTATCCAGCTCTACTGCAAGGCAGAGCTCAAGCACCCAAGCACCCCCCCAGACTTCCAACCCTGCCTCTGCCCTGGTTCAGGCTCTTCATAGAGACATGGATTTGACAACAGATCCAGAACCATCCTCTACAAGTTTAGAGTCTAAAATACACAGCTTCTTGCAGGGAAACCCTGCTTTTAGTTCATTTGACTTGGTTTTTTCAACAAACCCAACTCTTGGAAGCAATAATCATAGTCCGGTTACTGGCACAGACACCCAGGATGGGACACCTGTGCGGGACGAGGGAGGAGGCACGCCTACTCAAGATGAGATTATGGACAAGCCAATGGTGGTTCCATTTGCTCCCAAGTTAAATCAGTCATCTGTTGAATCTGCAATAATGGCTCCTGTTGCATACCAGAATAGCACACAGCCGAACCCCAACAATCCTCAACAGTCTGCTCACCTGCAGCCAGGTGTGGCTCAGAATGGGCAGATCTACCAGCCGTACCCGTTTGGCAAACAGGAGATCTCTGAACATGGGATTACTGCACCGGTTGGACATTACCAGCAGATTTCTGCACAGACAGGAGGGCCAGTGCCTGGAGAAAGAGCCCCAGGCAGTGCCGGTAACACACAGACTGCTGACAGCTTTCATGGGCCTAGTGAAAGGAGTTGGTACGGTGACACTTACCCAGAGGGGAGCTCTCAGCAACCCAGCGGCTATAATGTGCCTGGAGGGGCTCAAGAAAACAACACATCCGGACTTTATCCGTACCAAGCTGAGCAAACTCGGGAACCTCAAGAGCTGCTCTCCCAGCAGGGGGGCACCCCATTACATGGTTTCTTTAAAGGCAATCTTCCTCCTGTCCCAAGGTTACCTCCCCCTCCTCGTGGTTTTGAGGTTTCCCTTTCATCGGCAAGCAATTCGATGATTCCTCCAGAGCAGCAGCCGATTCCCGGCACAGACTCTGGAGATGTGCTCGGGGCCAGAACTGAGAGTGGCATCAGTGGGATGGTGGTCCATGATCATCAACACAAATCCCTGTATCATCCTGATGAACATCTGTATGACACTGACCAGCATCCGCCACATCACCCTGAGGATTTACATCACCACTCAGATGACCGGCATTACCAGGGGGACCTCGAGCGGCACCACGACGAACTGCTCCAGCACGAGCCCCCTTACTTCCAAGACAATCCTTATCACGGCCCAGATGATCCGTATTACAGACCAGGGAGCCCTCCACACCACTATCCCCGAGTTCGAGGCCGCCTCACTCCTCCACTCTCAAACTCAGAGGAGCCTTACTACGCCCACGACTACCCGCATCACAGCCCCCATGGTCCGCACTACCCTCCTAGGAGACCACCACCTCATCACGAAATCCGTCATCCCGGTCTACGACCTCCTCATCGACCTCCTCACCCTGCACATCACCCACACCCCAGAGGACCTCCTCGCCCCCCATTTCCTCGATTTCAAGGCCCTGACCCGAGGTTTAGAGGCAAACGTCCAGGTCTAAGACCAGGGGGCCCAATGTTCCCCCCTAAAAGACCCTTTATGCCCCCACGGTACTGACTGAGCATGTAGCCCTGAGACTGCTCACAGTCAAAAGTCTTGGAGGTCATAAAAGCCTCCTAAAAACTGAAATGGAGACTGCAGGTGGATGAATGTGCAGTTATTGCACTGGGGTGGGCACGATGTGGCAAAGCTGAACTGAAGAAGAATGAATTCAGCAGctttcagaagaaaaaaactttaaatgcaGAAGGAAAAAAGGGTGTGTGGAAGACAGAACACGGTGCCTCTGAGAGGGTTGCTGAGCTGAAGAGCGAAGACAGAAGATTAAAGAAGATAAGAGGtggatatatatacatatatatataaaattcacTTTTTGTATCATTTCCTCCAATATGAAGCACTGCATTAAATGTAAGAGTGTCAGAGTGCGTGCATGgtacgtgtgtgtgcatgcagtcCAGTCTAAACCAACTAGACACAGACAGTTCCACACTTTTTTTTGAAAGACATTTATTTTTGCTAAGACGGTGAGAAAAGAGTGTAGTTGGTGCAGTGTTTCTGCTCTTATTTAGTTTTTCAGTGAGCAGTTTTGACTGCTTCAGTCCCGTATCAGTAGGATCCCATTAGCGTTTGAAAAATCGTTAATTTAAACTTGTCTTTGGGTATGACAAACCGAGTGTATGCTATGGAATTTCTGTTTCTTCTACAGTACGCATTAGCATATTTGGCGGAATTATTTCTCATTGTTCCAGCTCCAAATGttcggtgttttgttttttgtgaagcATTGCTTTTCTCCACCTATGCGCAAGATCCCTTCGGCGATACTTTTTACGTCCCGTTAAGGAAGGCGACACAAGTCTAGACAAGCGGGAGGGGGGGAGAGGggtgggttttattttttttccagcctCCAACACCGACGCAGAAGAAGTGCATTTCTGGAAGGAGGATGAAGACAGTCGGCTTCACTTTCGTTTATTTGTACTGACCAATAAAAATCTGAGTTTGAAAAATGTgtcgtttatttatttattctctttttttttatctctgatCCCTGACCTGTTGCATCACTGCCTTTATTTCTGCATCACATTTAAAAGCACCTAAGCCAGGACCTCTAATTATTCACACAGAAATTATAACGCCACTGGCTCCATTACTCATGAACACAACTGCAGGTAACACTAAAGagtgttgtgggtttttttttttttgtttgtttgttttttagataTGGTTCATAATTTAAGGATTAAATCTATAATACTGTTTGGGAAATGTGTTCATCAATGTATCAGCATCCCATTAGGTTTAAAATAAGTTGCTGCATTattctagaccaggggtccccaatcccagtccacgagggccggtgtccctgcaggtttta contains:
- the rprd2a gene encoding regulation of nuclear pre-mRNA domain-containing protein 2a, with amino-acid sequence MAAGAGAAASGSLESTLDRKLQNVTNTMDSIQGLSTWCIDNKKYHSVIVRHWMKCLKKSDASHRLNLLYLANDVIQNCKRKNAIVYRTAFAEVLPDAFQLVNCEGDSKVIKSAERILSIWEERGVYSGTLITDLKNALIKEESPSVTPVEQKTPVESKADLRSKVVAEFVPQALIDQLSKYKRSLEEVDLREKQLAAMRVDIFSSDALKKLKDKAGGKKFSKDFEEGSAQLQEFVKFFDKQNKILPQLLEALTNADIFYEMQYKEVKIVANAYQTFANRVSHLKRKLDTLKSTLPDLDESPIPSPSADAPSPTGSESPFHGLEMAHPDPDLDGSAMDDDAEPPAPSPLSSPGGSPRDTEALGENDNREVEDMELSEEEMESGGIIVEERTEPVLHPEVPAPMPAKSTPLVATEQPIITHISPPIAAPVAALESVDMNKIGSILNSLSSVVKNTAPLVETPPAAAPTVSSVKSTPALPVAAQDPSSLVSILSKVEVSPADLLSALSKVQGQSSLEGITSVVGSSADSSSTGKITASPSSTVSSAVPSQSLPHSFGTSVRSLSSSTARQSSSTQAPPQTSNPASALVQALHRDMDLTTDPEPSSTSLESKIHSFLQGNPAFSSFDLVFSTNPTLGSNNHSPVTGTDTQDGTPVRDEGGGTPTQDEIMDKPMVVPFAPKLNQSSVESAIMAPVAYQNSTQPNPNNPQQSAHLQPGVAQNGQIYQPYPFGKQEISEHGITAPVGHYQQISAQTGGPVPGERAPGSAGNTQTADSFHGPSERSWYGDTYPEGSSQQPSGYNVPGGAQENNTSGLYPYQAEQTREPQELLSQQGGTPLHGFFKGNLPPVPRLPPPPRGFEVSLSSASNSMIPPEQQPIPGTDSGDVLGARTESGISGMVVHDHQHKSLYHPDEHLYDTDQHPPHHPEDLHHHSDDRHYQGDLERHHDELLQHEPPYFQDNPYHGPDDPYYRPGSPPHHYPRVRGRLTPPLSNSEEPYYAHDYPHHSPHGPHYPPRRPPPHHEIRHPGLRPPHRPPHPAHHPHPRGPPRPPFPRFQGPDPRFRGKRPGLRPGGPMFPPKRPFMPPRY